GGTACGGAAATGAATATTTTTACTTCTGTTCTATGATTTTAAGGAGGTTAATGAACATGAGCAAAAAAATCGCTACGCTTATAACAAACCTATTTGAAGATGTGGAGTACACTGAACCAGCACAAGCCTTTAAAGAAGCTGGTCATGAAGTTATCACGGTTGACAAACAATCAGGTAACCAAGTAACTGGTAAAAAAGGCACAACCGTAAAAATTGATAAATCCATTGATGAAGTTCATCCTGCAGACTTTGATGCGTTGCTTATCCCTGGTGGATTCTCTCCCGATTTATTGCGTGAAGACGATCGTTTTGGTGAATTTGCAAAAGCATTTATCCAAGATGGAAAACCTGTTTTTGCCATTTGTCATGGACCACAAGTGTTAATCGATACAGACCTTTTAAAAGGTGTCGACATCACTGGCTATAAATCCATTCGCAACGATTTGAAAAATGCTGGTGCAAATTATAAAGACGAAGAAGTTGTCATCAGCAAAAATATTGTAACAAGTCGAGAACCAAAAGATATTCCAGCATTTAATCGTGAATCACTAAAACTTTTAGCTAAATAATAATGCTTATTTAAAAACGACGTAAATATTTCTAACTTGCGGATTCTTTAATCAGAATCCGCAAGTTGGTTAAACAAATATATGAATAAAGGAGGTAATGACGTTGTCATTAAAAGGAAAAAGAGTGGTTGTTTTAGGAGGTACATCTGGTATTGGTTTAGCGGCTGCTAAGGCGTTTCTCGATGAATCCGCTCAAGTCATTATTGCTAGCCGTTCTGCTTCAAAATTATCTGACGCAAAAGTGAAGCTTGGTGGTAACGTAGAGGGCTATGAAATCGACTTTCGCAGCGAGGAAAAGGTTGCAGACTTTTTCAAGAAGGTTGGGAAATTTGATCACCTGGTGGTTACTGCAGGTGAAGGCGCTATGGGTCACTTTAACGAACTGCCTGTTGCAACCGTAAGAGAGGCATTTGATAGTAAGTTCTGGGGGCAGTATATCTCGGTTCGTGCTGCTCTTCCATACTTGAATAATGAAAGTTCTATTACATTAACTTCTGGTGTATATGGTGTGCGTCCTCCTCAAGGTGCAACGACTTTAGCTTCCATTAATTCAGCAATCGATGGATTAGTACGAGGACTTTCAGTAGACCTGGCACCTATCAGAGTAAACGTGGTGTCACCTGGTATCGTTGACACTCCTCTTTACGGCGGAATGCCAGAAGATCAAAGACAAGATATGTACCATGGGATTGCTAAGCAATTACCTGTCGGACGTGTTGCTCAACCTAAAGATATTGCTGAAACCTATGTTTACCTAGTGAAAAATGGGTTTACAACTGGCACATCGGTTCTTATCGATGGAGGAGCTCATCTGATCTAATCCATTTGATATCAAAGTCGATTGATAAATTGATTTAGAATAGAAGTGGTGAGGATGACTCAAAGTGTCAGACACTTACAGACCATCCTCACTTTCTTTGTTTTTTTGCACAGACGGAAGCAGAAATGGCCATATCATGCAATAAAGAATAGCTTTGTTGGTTACGGAAATTCTAAATATATGCGTAGTTTATACGAAGAGACGTTAACATTCTACTTCTATGATACCCAAATACATAAAAGAAAGGGTCGAGCCTAATGGATGAAAAGAAAAGAGCGGAAATTAAAAATGCATTAGCCAAACACGTGGTAACCCTGCCTGACGGCACTTCTTTACCTAGTTTAGGACAAGGAACATGGTACATGGGGGAAAATCCCCAAGTGAGAGACAAAGAAATAAAAGCCTTGCAGCTCGGCTTAGAATTGGGTATGAAACTTATTGACACTGCTGAAATGTACGGAAATGGCGACTCTGAACGCTTAGTTGGCGAAGCCATTAAAGGACGCAGAAATGAAGTCTTTTTAGTCTCAAAAGTGTATCCCCATCATGCAGGTTTAGATAAGATTTCAAATGCATGTGAAAACAGCTTAAAACGACTCGGAACAGACCACTTGGACTTATATCTTCTCCACTGGAGAGGACGTGTTCCTTTAGAGGAAACAATTGAAGGAATGGAAAAACTACGAGAAGAAGGGAAAATTTTAAGATGGGGCGTCTCAAATTTTGACACGGTTAATATGGAAGAGCTATGGAACACTACGAATGGAAAAAATTGTGTGACGAACCAAGTGCTATACCATTTAGGTTCAAGAGGAATCGACTTCGATCTCTTACCATGGCAGCGGGAACATAACATGCCAATCATGGCCTACAGTCCCCTAGCTCAAGGAGGCTCTTTAAGAAGACAGCTTTTAAACGATCCAACTATTCATGATATTGCTGACAAATACAATGTCCAACCATTACAAATCGCTCTTGCTTGGACCATCCGTTCGAATAACGTCATCGCTATTCCAAAAGCAGTTCAAGAAGAACATGTTTTAGCAAATGCTGAAGCAGCAACTATTGAGTTTACTGAAGAAGATCTCAGTAGAATTGATCAAGTATTTCCTAAACCTACTAGGAAAATGCCATTGGATATTATTTGAAAATATACTTTAAAAAAGGACTCTTGTTGGAGTTGCTGACAATCAAATAGGAATTTCAAAAAAACTGTGTAGAATTTATTCCATACAGTTTTTTTATCGGGGAGATTTAATATCCATATCGAATTATTCTCGCATCAAAACCCTATTTAGTTAGTTTTTGTTTAATGTTAATCGTTAAAAAGAGAAAAGGGACATACAAATATATAAAAAAGAAGCCGACAGATGAGTATAAATCAGCTAATCGTTCTATCTGTTTATGGCTCTCTAATACATTAGAGAACAAAAAGAATAAAAAGAGGCAAATGAATAAGCTGATACGTTGTTTGATATTTACTAACTTTTTGAGTCCGCGGCAGACTGCCCATAGATGCTGGCTAATATGAGGCAATACGACAAGGAACCATAAGGAAACGACAATATATTCAACTCTTTCTATGAAAGGAATTTCCGCAATTTTAAGTAAAGTTAAGGTCGGCCAAATCGTATGTTTGAGATGCTCTTCATTATAGAAAAGAAAAGTTATGATTGTTATGGAAAGGTATAGGAAGATTGTAAACAAAACCCCGAAATGAGCCCATTTTTTTGATTTTTCAGGATTCTTGATAAATGGATAGAACATGAGTAGAGTCTCAAAGCCAAGAAACTGAAACACCATCTTTTTAGATGATCCTAATATTTCAATAACCGAGTGATTAAAAAGAGGCAGTAAATGATTGAATTGGGCAAATTCTAAGGAAAAGAATAAAAGGGGAAACAGAAAAACAAAAGGTATAACTGTTCCCCAGAAACACACCCCGGTAATCACACGAAACCCACTGGAAACAATGTAATAAAGAAGGAATAGAAAAATCACGCTTATTTGCCATGTCTTCATTAAAGGAAACATCCAAACTTGAACAACCTCAATATAAACACGGAAAACAATCAATCCCACTACAAGAAAATAGATGATGATAAAAACATTTAATAACCCGCCAATCCATTTCCCAAAGCAAAATTGATGGATATAAATGATATCATTATTAGCAATGGTAAGAATGCGATATATCATCCAAATTAAAACATGAATGCTTATACCGGTTAATAGGACGGAAATCCATGCATCGTAACCGGCACTCTTTATAATATCTCTTTGAAAACTCATGATTCCCACACCAATAATATTAGAGTAAATCAGAAAGAAAACGAAAAAAGGAGATACTAAAAATCGTTCATCGGTTAAAGTGTGCACATTATTCCCCTCCTCTTCAAAAATGAAATCCTTACTCCCCGACACCTGTTTGTATAATATTCACCTTTGTATTGACTGTAGTTTTGAGATGTGGATACATATCCTGAAACCGGCTATAATTCCACTTTCTTGATTTTGCTCTAACCATGTCTCCAAACCCGATTGGATCTACTTGGTATTCTTGAAACAACGAGATTAATTGCTGGACTTCTTCATTAAAATGTTTATTCATAAGATTTTCCATTTTTAGGATATCTTTATTTGTGGTTACATTAAGCCAAGGCGGGACATCTTTTATCTGAGTATTCATCGTTAAATTGATAGATATGTTCGGAACTTGATCGATTTGACTAATTGTATAATGAGCTTTTGCATCCAGATTTTTTAATGAAATAAAACCATCCTTTTTATTTTCATTGATTTTGATGTGATAACGTCCATTTTTGGCTCCGTCAATTAGCATTTTTACAATAAATGACTGGTTTAAATTAATATGATTTTTATACTTGCCATTCTTAAATAAAGCTAACCCATTAATGTGGGCTTTTCCCTCCTCTATGGTAAAGTAAGGCAAATATGGATCTCCGCCTTTATTGTAAAAGTTTTCCCTAAATAGGTGTAAATTCATTTTGGGCAAATTTCCATTCTGTATATTCTGATTAATTTTATCGCTTAAATGGAAGGTAAGGTTTGTATTTTTACCTGATATTAATATATTTTCTGCTGTATGTTCGGCTATACCCAGCTGCATTCGACTTCCCACAACCGGATCCCGTTGAAGGCTTTCTATAACCGGATTAATCCCTTGTTCCGCAACCTTCTTGCCGAACAATACTAAACGTAATTGGCCTATTTCGATTGGATGCGCAGACATTGTATTCATTCTCGGGAGGATATCATCATACGAAGGAGATTTTGTCGTCAAGATATTTAATTTGGTTTGTCCTTTTTCTGTGAACGTAGGATAGATAGCCGTTCCCTTGATTTCATCCTCATGCTGATCATAACCAATCGATTCGATAATCTGAACTTGATCAATAATCCTTTCATTCTCGCACCCAGTTAGGAAGACAATGAAGCTAATCGCAAAGAAAAAACGTGAGTTCATACCTCACCTCGTCTATTATTTTCTGATCAATCATCAAAATCGTTTTTCTTTTTGATCTGGTCACTTGGATGATATCTCCAAAGGGATCGGGGACGTAAATAACTTGGTCTTTTTGAAGTGGCATTATAGGACGAACGTATAATGCTATCCGCAAAATCTTTACGCCTAAATGGATAAAAGGGAACGGTATAGGGTGTACCTAATGATTCTAAACGTGTCAGATGAACGATCAAAAAGCTTATTCCTATAACAATCCCAAATCCGCCCCATATGGATGCTAATATAATCAAAGGAAAACGTATAAAGCGTATGGTGTTCGACATTTTATAAATCGGTGTAGTAAAAGAAGCCAAAGCAGATAAGGCAACAATAATAAGCAACACATTGCTTGTAAGTGCTGCTTCAACGGAGGCCTGGCCTATTACGATACCACCTACGATTCCCAGCGTTTGTCCCACCTTAGTAGGTAAGCGTGCTCCAGCTTCACGTAAAAGTTCAATCGTCAATTCCAAAAAAAGTACTTCTAATACCGGTGTTAATGGAACGTTATGACGTGAAAAGCTAAGGGGACCGAGTAACACTTTTGGAATCATTTCATAGTGATATGTCAAAACAGTTATGTATATAGAGGTTGCAAAAACTGAGAAAAGCACACTAAAGATACGTATCAAACGAAAAAAAGACGCAATAATCCAAGGTAAATAGTAATCTTCAGGCGAAATAAAAAAATCGAGTAATGTGGAGGGGCCCGTGACGGCATAAGCCGATCCATTACTAAAAACAGCTACTTGTCCGCTAATCAAAGCAAAAACCGTTCTATCAATACGTTCCGTGGATAGAAGTAGCGGAAAAGGTGTTAATGAATTATCGGTTATGATTTGATGAAGCTGAGAAGAATCAAAAACCACATCAAAATCGATATTTTGTAATCGTTGAGTCATCGTTTGAATATGCTGCTCATTTGTAATCCCTTCAATATAAGCGATGATGACTTTAGTATGTGACATAGACCCTATTTGAATGTCTTGGATGATTAAATTAGGTGTATTGATTTGCTGCCTTAGTAAATGTATATTGATATCGATATGTTCAACAAATCCGATTTGAGGTCCTATGACGCTGAACTCATTTTCAACGTTATTTTGCTCACGCAACCCAACTTTTTCATTGGATAAATTAATTAAAGCACACTTATAATCATTTTCTTTCATTTGCAGAATAGCATACCCTTTAAGGAATTTCGATTCGATCACTTCAATGTTGTCTGTAATCAAAATATCATCAATGGGAATCGTATTCCTAATATCCTCAATGTTCTTTATGTGACCAATATCAAAAGACGGTTCTTGAAAAACATATAATACTTTGCACTGCAATTGTTCTCGATCAATTAGCGTGTTGTAGTAAGAAAGGATGAAATGTCCTGCTTTATTTATAAGTGAAAGTTGCCCAAAATCACTGGATTTTTTTGCTTTAGTAAA
This Neobacillus sp. YX16 DNA region includes the following protein-coding sequences:
- a CDS encoding type 1 glutamine amidotransferase domain-containing protein, producing the protein MSKKIATLITNLFEDVEYTEPAQAFKEAGHEVITVDKQSGNQVTGKKGTTVKIDKSIDEVHPADFDALLIPGGFSPDLLREDDRFGEFAKAFIQDGKPVFAICHGPQVLIDTDLLKGVDITGYKSIRNDLKNAGANYKDEEVVISKNIVTSREPKDIPAFNRESLKLLAK
- a CDS encoding SDR family oxidoreductase codes for the protein MTLSLKGKRVVVLGGTSGIGLAAAKAFLDESAQVIIASRSASKLSDAKVKLGGNVEGYEIDFRSEEKVADFFKKVGKFDHLVVTAGEGAMGHFNELPVATVREAFDSKFWGQYISVRAALPYLNNESSITLTSGVYGVRPPQGATTLASINSAIDGLVRGLSVDLAPIRVNVVSPGIVDTPLYGGMPEDQRQDMYHGIAKQLPVGRVAQPKDIAETYVYLVKNGFTTGTSVLIDGGAHLI
- a CDS encoding aldo/keto reductase, which produces MDEKKRAEIKNALAKHVVTLPDGTSLPSLGQGTWYMGENPQVRDKEIKALQLGLELGMKLIDTAEMYGNGDSERLVGEAIKGRRNEVFLVSKVYPHHAGLDKISNACENSLKRLGTDHLDLYLLHWRGRVPLEETIEGMEKLREEGKILRWGVSNFDTVNMEELWNTTNGKNCVTNQVLYHLGSRGIDFDLLPWQREHNMPIMAYSPLAQGGSLRRQLLNDPTIHDIADKYNVQPLQIALAWTIRSNNVIAIPKAVQEEHVLANAEAATIEFTEEDLSRIDQVFPKPTRKMPLDII
- a CDS encoding GerAB/ArcD/ProY family transporter; the encoded protein is MHTLTDERFLVSPFFVFFLIYSNIIGVGIMSFQRDIIKSAGYDAWISVLLTGISIHVLIWMIYRILTIANNDIIYIHQFCFGKWIGGLLNVFIIIYFLVVGLIVFRVYIEVVQVWMFPLMKTWQISVIFLFLLYYIVSSGFRVITGVCFWGTVIPFVFLFPLLFFSLEFAQFNHLLPLFNHSVIEILGSSKKMVFQFLGFETLLMFYPFIKNPEKSKKWAHFGVLFTIFLYLSITIITFLFYNEEHLKHTIWPTLTLLKIAEIPFIERVEYIVVSLWFLVVLPHISQHLWAVCRGLKKLVNIKQRISLFICLFLFFLFSNVLESHKQIERLADLYSSVGFFFIYLYVPFLFLTINIKQKLTK
- a CDS encoding Ger(x)C family spore germination protein, producing MNSRFFFAISFIVFLTGCENERIIDQVQIIESIGYDQHEDEIKGTAIYPTFTEKGQTKLNILTTKSPSYDDILPRMNTMSAHPIEIGQLRLVLFGKKVAEQGINPVIESLQRDPVVGSRMQLGIAEHTAENILISGKNTNLTFHLSDKINQNIQNGNLPKMNLHLFRENFYNKGGDPYLPYFTIEEGKAHINGLALFKNGKYKNHINLNQSFIVKMLIDGAKNGRYHIKINENKKDGFISLKNLDAKAHYTISQIDQVPNISINLTMNTQIKDVPPWLNVTTNKDILKMENLMNKHFNEEVQQLISLFQEYQVDPIGFGDMVRAKSRKWNYSRFQDMYPHLKTTVNTKVNIIQTGVGE
- a CDS encoding spore germination protein, translated to MSFKQQFLKNKIEKQAIGPQDINHLFTKAKKSSDFGQLSLINKAGHFILSYYNTLIDREQLQCKVLYVFQEPSFDIGHIKNIEDIRNTIPIDDILITDNIEVIESKFLKGYAILQMKENDYKCALINLSNEKVGLREQNNVENEFSVIGPQIGFVEHIDINIHLLRQQINTPNLIIQDIQIGSMSHTKVIIAYIEGITNEQHIQTMTQRLQNIDFDVVFDSSQLHQIITDNSLTPFPLLLSTERIDRTVFALISGQVAVFSNGSAYAVTGPSTLLDFFISPEDYYLPWIIASFFRLIRIFSVLFSVFATSIYITVLTYHYEMIPKVLLGPLSFSRHNVPLTPVLEVLFLELTIELLREAGARLPTKVGQTLGIVGGIVIGQASVEAALTSNVLLIIVALSALASFTTPIYKMSNTIRFIRFPLIILASIWGGFGIVIGISFLIVHLTRLESLGTPYTVPFYPFRRKDFADSIIRSSYNATSKRPSYLRPRSLWRYHPSDQIKKKNDFDD